The following coding sequences are from one Streptomyces sp. NBC_01485 window:
- a CDS encoding class I SAM-dependent methyltransferase, producing the protein MPPRPVHEPRRDDCPWCGSKRLRTRLRAPDLRHRRPGTFVVDECRDCAHAFQNPRLTTEGLALYGAEGDERTGRGQLRATARAMLPFPEPESWLDVGTGDAPFPAAAKEVFAYTAFDGVDPTARVERAQAAGRLDEAHVGHLTTPEILSRLRGRYDVVSMLHHLEHTRDPRRELAAALAALRPGGHLLLELPDPASASAALLGKWWPSHDQPRHLHLIPLANLRTELQAQGCEIVVTDRKAPHTPHDLTTAASRYLDRTRLHRTAKPLTALAAALDHLLAPALRRTRFSNAYRIIARKN; encoded by the coding sequence ATGCCCCCCAGGCCCGTCCACGAGCCGCGCCGCGACGACTGCCCCTGGTGCGGCTCGAAGCGCCTGCGCACCCGGCTGCGCGCACCGGACCTCCGCCACCGCAGACCCGGCACGTTCGTGGTCGACGAGTGCCGGGACTGCGCCCACGCCTTCCAGAACCCGCGCCTGACCACCGAGGGGCTGGCGCTGTACGGCGCCGAGGGCGACGAACGGACCGGCCGCGGGCAACTGAGGGCCACGGCCAGGGCGATGCTGCCCTTCCCCGAACCGGAGAGCTGGCTGGACGTCGGGACGGGCGACGCGCCCTTCCCGGCGGCGGCGAAGGAAGTGTTCGCCTACACGGCGTTCGACGGGGTGGACCCGACGGCGAGAGTGGAGCGGGCGCAGGCCGCGGGCCGCCTCGACGAGGCCCACGTGGGCCACCTGACGACCCCGGAGATCCTGTCCCGGCTGCGCGGCCGCTACGACGTGGTCAGCATGCTCCACCACCTGGAACACACCCGGGACCCGCGACGGGAACTCGCGGCGGCGCTGGCCGCCCTGCGGCCGGGCGGCCACCTCCTCCTGGAACTCCCGGACCCCGCCAGCGCGTCCGCCGCCCTCCTCGGCAAGTGGTGGCCCTCCCACGACCAGCCCCGCCACCTCCACCTGATCCCCCTGGCCAACCTCCGCACCGAACTGCAAGCCCAGGGCTGCGAGATCGTCGTGACGGACCGCAAGGCCCCGCACACCCCCCACGACCTGACGACGGCCGCCTCGCGCTACCTCGACCGGACCCGCCTGCACCGCACGGCCAAACCCCTGACCGCCCTGGCCGCGGCGCTCGACCACCTCCTGGCCCCGGCCCTGCGCCGCACCCGCTTCTCCAACGCCTACCGGATCATCGCCCGGAAGAACTGA
- the cobT gene encoding nicotinate-nucleotide--dimethylbenzimidazole phosphoribosyltransferase, with amino-acid sequence MSSLNLDDFTDLIERPDGGVRRDAEARRERQIVPPGSLGRLDELGEWLAAAQGSSPVRPVERPRVVLFAGDHGIAELGVSARPAGSAAELVREVLEGGRPVSVLARRLGVPVRVVDMALDCDPDTFPEDVVRHRVRRGSGRIDIEDALTVEQAEAAFRAGMAVADEEADSGTDLVVLGDVSVGGTTAAGVLVAALCGTDASVVTGRGGEAIDDLAWMRKCAAIRDALRRARPVLGEQVQLLATVGGADLAAMTGFLLQCAVRKLPVVLDGVVAAACALVGQRIAFRAPDWWLAAHTSGEPGQAKALDRMALEPLLDQGVKVGEGAGALLALPLVQAAAALAAELPEKPEKPEASESSAVSDEKAESSESAEEAAAE; translated from the coding sequence ATGAGCTCGCTTAATCTCGACGACTTCACCGATCTGATCGAGCGCCCCGACGGCGGGGTGCGCCGCGACGCGGAGGCGCGCCGGGAACGTCAGATCGTGCCGCCCGGATCGCTGGGACGCCTGGACGAACTGGGCGAGTGGCTGGCGGCGGCGCAGGGCTCGTCGCCCGTGCGACCGGTCGAGCGGCCGCGGGTGGTGCTGTTCGCCGGTGACCACGGGATCGCCGAGCTCGGCGTCTCGGCCCGACCGGCGGGCAGCGCCGCGGAGTTGGTGCGGGAGGTACTGGAGGGCGGCCGTCCGGTCTCCGTGCTCGCCCGCCGTCTCGGCGTGCCGGTGCGGGTCGTGGACATGGCCCTGGACTGCGACCCGGACACGTTCCCCGAGGACGTCGTACGGCACCGGGTGCGGCGCGGCAGCGGCCGGATCGACATCGAGGACGCGCTGACGGTCGAGCAGGCCGAGGCCGCGTTCCGGGCGGGCATGGCCGTCGCCGACGAGGAGGCCGACTCCGGTACGGATCTGGTCGTCCTCGGTGACGTCAGCGTCGGCGGGACGACGGCCGCGGGCGTGCTGGTCGCCGCGCTGTGCGGGACGGACGCGTCCGTGGTGACCGGGCGGGGCGGCGAGGCGATCGACGACCTGGCATGGATGCGCAAGTGCGCCGCCATCCGGGACGCGTTGCGCCGGGCGCGGCCGGTGCTCGGGGAGCAGGTGCAGTTGCTGGCGACGGTGGGCGGGGCCGACCTCGCCGCCATGACGGGCTTTCTGCTCCAGTGCGCGGTACGGAAGTTGCCGGTCGTCCTGGACGGCGTCGTCGCGGCCGCCTGCGCGCTCGTCGGGCAGCGGATCGCGTTCCGGGCGCCGGACTGGTGGCTGGCCGCGCACACGAGCGGCGAACCGGGCCAGGCGAAGGCACTCGACCGGATGGCTCTGGAACCGCTCCTCGACCAGGGCGTGAAGGTCGGCGAGGGCGCCGGCGCCCTGCTCGCGCTCCCGCTGGTCCAGGCCGCGGCGGCTCTGGCCGCGGAACTCCCCGAGAAGCCCGAGAAGCCCGAGGCGTCTGAATCATCCGCGGTGTCCGACGAGAAGGCCGAGAGTTCGGAGTCCGCGGAGGAAGCAGCGGCGGAGTAG
- a CDS encoding phosphatidylglycerol lysyltransferase domain-containing protein: MGNTRGAAAFAVWYLRAVAFVNFLSAVWVSLGQDVRRHNQENLFTPYLLTAGFASGVFTAFLAVTMRRRKRAAWILNLGLSGAFLALFAPAMAFPEIRRYPQNWVSLALTAAFVAALLAGRREFYAKGDRSNPRLAAAVGAGGLLGASLLAALLVTVTDQASAASTFLERWRYGTLRLVSVAADDDRVPGIAPPTWVDVAVNVLSTVLVLAVLYAAFRSRRAVDPLTEDDEKRLRELLDRHGERDSLGYFALRREKSVCFSPTGKAAVAYRVVGGVSLASGDPLGDPEAWPGAIEPWLAEARAHGWIPAVMGASEEAGTVYARHGLDALELGDEALVEVAEFTLEGRAMRTVRQACNRVRRAGYTVRVRRHEDIPADEMTYLLRRADDWRDGATERGFSMALGRLGDPEDGRCVLLECHDAHGELRALLSFVPWGPHGLSLDLMRRDRDGDNGLMEFMVIELLLRARDLGVTAVSLNFAVFRSVFERGARLGAGPVLRLWRSLLGFFSRWWQIESLYRANAKYRPIWEPRFLLFEKSADLPRIAVASARAEGFLEAPGLPKWLHRKHLETHR; encoded by the coding sequence ATGGGCAACACCCGGGGCGCCGCCGCCTTCGCCGTCTGGTATCTGCGGGCCGTCGCGTTCGTCAACTTCCTCAGTGCGGTGTGGGTCTCCCTGGGGCAGGACGTCCGACGGCACAACCAGGAGAACCTGTTCACGCCGTACCTGCTGACGGCCGGCTTCGCGTCCGGGGTCTTCACCGCGTTCCTGGCCGTCACCATGCGGCGGCGCAAACGGGCCGCGTGGATCCTGAACCTCGGCCTCAGCGGGGCGTTCCTCGCGCTGTTCGCGCCGGCCATGGCGTTCCCGGAGATCCGGCGGTACCCGCAGAACTGGGTCTCGCTCGCGCTCACCGCCGCCTTCGTGGCCGCGCTGCTCGCCGGGCGGCGGGAGTTCTACGCGAAGGGCGACCGGTCCAACCCGAGGCTCGCCGCGGCCGTCGGCGCCGGCGGGCTGCTGGGCGCCTCGCTGCTGGCCGCCCTGCTGGTGACGGTGACCGACCAGGCGTCCGCCGCGTCCACCTTCCTCGAACGCTGGCGCTACGGCACCCTGCGGCTGGTCTCGGTCGCCGCCGACGACGACCGCGTCCCCGGGATCGCCCCGCCCACCTGGGTGGACGTCGCCGTCAACGTGCTGAGCACGGTGCTCGTCCTCGCCGTCCTGTACGCCGCGTTCCGCTCCCGGCGGGCCGTCGACCCGCTCACCGAGGACGACGAGAAACGGCTGCGGGAACTCCTCGACCGGCACGGTGAGCGGGACTCGCTCGGCTACTTCGCACTCCGCCGCGAGAAGAGCGTGTGCTTCTCGCCGACCGGCAAGGCGGCCGTCGCCTACCGCGTCGTCGGCGGGGTGTCGCTGGCGTCCGGGGATCCGCTCGGCGACCCGGAGGCGTGGCCGGGGGCGATCGAGCCGTGGCTCGCCGAGGCGCGGGCGCACGGCTGGATCCCGGCGGTGATGGGCGCGAGCGAGGAGGCCGGCACCGTGTACGCACGGCACGGCCTGGACGCCCTGGAGCTGGGCGACGAGGCGCTCGTGGAGGTCGCCGAGTTCACCCTCGAGGGGCGTGCCATGCGGACCGTCCGGCAGGCCTGCAACCGGGTCCGGCGGGCCGGGTACACGGTGCGGGTACGACGGCACGAGGACATCCCGGCCGACGAGATGACGTACCTCCTGCGCCGCGCCGACGACTGGCGCGACGGGGCCACCGAGCGCGGGTTCAGCATGGCGCTGGGGCGGCTCGGGGACCCGGAGGACGGGCGCTGCGTGCTGCTGGAGTGCCACGACGCGCACGGCGAACTGCGCGCACTGCTCTCCTTCGTGCCGTGGGGCCCGCACGGCCTGTCCCTGGACCTGATGCGCCGGGACCGCGACGGCGACAACGGCCTGATGGAGTTCATGGTCATCGAACTGCTGCTGCGCGCCCGGGACCTGGGTGTCACCGCGGTTTCGCTCAACTTCGCCGTGTTCCGCTCGGTCTTCGAGAGGGGCGCGCGCCTCGGCGCCGGGCCGGTGCTGAGGCTGTGGCGGTCGCTGCTCGGCTTCTTCTCGCGCTGGTGGCAGATCGAGTCGCTGTACCGCGCCAACGCCAAGTACCGGCCCATCTGGGAGCCCCGCTTCCTGCTCTTCGAGAAGAGCGCCGACCTGCCCCGCATCGCCGTCGCGTCGGCACGGGCGGAGGGGTTCCTGGAGGCGCCGGGACTGCCGAAGTGGCTGCACCGCAAGCACCTGGAGACCCACCGGTGA
- a CDS encoding adenosylcobinamide-GDP ribazoletransferase, with product MTSPFDGLRFAFGTLTVFPVEVTRWDRRAARGGMLAAPVVGLVVGGCAAGLGLLLLRLGASPLLAAVASAAVPAVLTRGLHLDGLADTADGLGSGKPAEDALRIMKQSDIGPFGVLTLVLVLLAQVAALTQLYDASWALGALAAVVSATAARLALTLAARDGVPPARPEGLGAAVAGVVPVRGAVLAAVAVTLAAAAGGAWCGPYDAVRPVLAVLAALVAAELLLRHCTRRFGGVTGDVFGGLAETAATTALVVFCLGGQG from the coding sequence ATGACCTCGCCCTTCGACGGCCTCCGCTTCGCCTTCGGCACCCTCACCGTGTTCCCGGTCGAGGTGACCCGCTGGGACCGGCGGGCCGCGCGCGGCGGCATGCTGGCCGCCCCCGTGGTCGGGCTGGTCGTCGGCGGCTGCGCGGCCGGGCTCGGGCTGCTGCTGCTCCGCCTGGGCGCGAGCCCGTTGCTGGCCGCCGTCGCCTCCGCCGCCGTACCCGCCGTCCTCACCCGCGGTCTGCACCTCGACGGGCTGGCCGACACCGCGGACGGCCTCGGCAGCGGCAAGCCCGCCGAGGACGCGCTGCGGATCATGAAGCAGTCGGACATCGGCCCGTTCGGCGTTCTCACGCTCGTCCTCGTGCTGCTGGCCCAGGTGGCCGCGCTGACGCAGCTCTACGACGCCTCGTGGGCGCTGGGCGCGCTGGCCGCCGTCGTCTCGGCGACCGCGGCCCGGCTCGCGCTGACCCTGGCGGCCCGCGACGGGGTGCCGCCCGCGCGGCCGGAGGGGCTGGGGGCGGCGGTCGCCGGCGTGGTCCCGGTGCGGGGTGCGGTCCTGGCCGCCGTCGCCGTCACGCTGGCGGCGGCGGCCGGCGGAGCGTGGTGCGGGCCGTACGACGCCGTCCGGCCGGTGCTCGCCGTGCTCGCCGCCCTCGTCGCCGCCGAACTGCTCCTGCGGCACTGCACGCGCCGCTTCGGCGGGGTCACCGGGGACGTGTTCGGCGGCCTCGCAGAGACGGCGGCGACCACCGCGCTCGTGGTGTTCTGCCTGGGGGGTCAGGGCTGA
- a CDS encoding endo alpha-1,4 polygalactosaminidase, giving the protein MRRPTLLLSLLVLLLVGCASAPDAEPAGRPDDPPSEGKFWQPAPGIDWQWQLSGRLDTTVDVPVYDIDGFDQTEDTVGELHDDGRKVICYLSTGAWEDWRPDAEKFPKSVLGKGNGWKGERWLDIRKTDVLEPLMAARLDMCRDKGFDAVEPDNMDGYKNTTGFPLKAADQLRYNRLIADLAHDRGMSVGLKNDLGQIPQLVDDFDFAVNEQCAQYHECAELTPFIEAGKAAFHVEYELPTSDFCADSRRLKLSSLLKKYELGVWREAC; this is encoded by the coding sequence GTGAGACGTCCGACCCTTCTGCTGTCCCTCCTCGTCCTGCTCCTCGTGGGCTGCGCCTCCGCGCCGGACGCCGAACCGGCCGGCCGGCCGGACGACCCGCCGTCGGAAGGGAAGTTCTGGCAGCCGGCCCCCGGCATCGACTGGCAGTGGCAGCTCAGCGGCCGGCTCGACACCACCGTCGACGTGCCGGTCTACGACATCGACGGCTTCGACCAGACCGAGGACACGGTCGGTGAGCTGCACGACGACGGCCGCAAGGTCATCTGCTACCTCTCCACCGGCGCGTGGGAGGACTGGCGCCCCGACGCGGAGAAGTTCCCCAAGTCGGTGCTCGGCAAGGGCAACGGCTGGAAGGGCGAACGCTGGCTCGACATACGCAAGACCGACGTCCTGGAACCCCTGATGGCGGCCCGCCTCGACATGTGCCGCGACAAGGGCTTCGACGCGGTCGAGCCGGACAACATGGACGGCTACAAGAACACCACCGGCTTCCCGCTCAAGGCCGCCGACCAGCTCCGCTACAACCGCCTCATCGCCGACCTCGCCCACGACCGCGGCATGTCCGTCGGCCTGAAGAACGACCTCGGGCAGATCCCCCAACTCGTCGACGACTTCGACTTCGCCGTCAACGAACAGTGCGCCCAGTACCACGAGTGCGCGGAGTTGACCCCGTTCATCGAGGCGGGCAAGGCCGCCTTCCACGTCGAGTACGAACTCCCCACGAGCGACTTCTGCGCCGACTCCCGCCGCCTGAAGCTGAGTTCACTGCTGAAGAAGTACGAACTGGGGGTGTGGCGCGAGGCCTGTTAG
- a CDS encoding leucyl aminopeptidase, producing MTALTLSTAAAPGLRADAIVIGVAKGAKGPIVAPGAEALDSAYDGRLAGVLETLGASGAEGEVTKLPAPAGFKAPLVLAVGLGAEPEKDAGFDAEALRRAAGVAARTLTGTKKAAFALPVTDAADIGAIAEGVVLGAYSFDAYKHNGGDAKAKSAKAPLAEAALLGGKPRDAAHKAALLRAAAVGEELNRARDLINMPPNDLDPEAFAALAQTAAKEHGIKVQVLDEKALAKGGYGGIVGVGVGSAAAPRLVKLSYTSAKAKKHLALVGKGITYDSGGISLKPAGHNETMKCDMSGAAAVFAAVVATARLGLEVNVTGWLALAENMPSGSATRPGDVLRMYSGKTVEVLNTDAEGRLVLADALWAASEEKPDAIVDVATLTGAMMLALGNRTFGIMANDEAFRSSLHEAAEEVGEPAWPMPLPEHLRKGMDSAVADIANMGERMGGGLVAGLFLREFVGEGITWAHLDIAGPAFNEGGPFGYTPKGGTGSAVRTLVRLAELTAAGDLG from the coding sequence GTGACTGCTCTCACTCTCAGCACCGCCGCGGCGCCCGGCCTCCGGGCCGACGCGATCGTGATCGGTGTCGCCAAGGGCGCGAAAGGCCCGATCGTTGCCCCAGGCGCCGAAGCCCTCGACTCGGCCTACGACGGCCGGCTCGCCGGCGTTCTGGAAACCCTCGGTGCCTCCGGGGCCGAGGGCGAGGTGACGAAGCTGCCCGCCCCGGCCGGCTTCAAGGCACCGCTCGTGCTCGCGGTGGGGCTCGGAGCCGAGCCCGAGAAGGACGCCGGTTTCGACGCCGAGGCGCTGCGCCGGGCGGCCGGCGTGGCCGCCCGCACCCTCACCGGCACCAAGAAGGCCGCGTTCGCGCTGCCGGTGACCGACGCCGCCGACATCGGCGCGATCGCCGAGGGCGTGGTGCTCGGCGCGTACTCCTTCGACGCCTACAAGCACAACGGCGGTGACGCCAAGGCCAAGAGCGCCAAGGCGCCGCTCGCCGAGGCCGCCCTGCTCGGCGGGAAGCCGCGCGACGCCGCCCACAAGGCCGCGCTGCTGCGTGCCGCCGCCGTCGGCGAGGAGCTCAACCGCGCCCGCGACCTGATCAACATGCCGCCGAACGACCTCGACCCCGAGGCGTTCGCCGCCCTGGCGCAGACCGCGGCCAAGGAGCACGGCATCAAGGTGCAGGTGCTCGACGAGAAGGCCCTCGCCAAGGGCGGCTACGGCGGCATCGTCGGCGTCGGCGTCGGCTCGGCCGCGGCCCCGCGCCTGGTGAAGCTGTCGTACACGTCCGCCAAGGCGAAGAAGCACCTCGCGCTCGTCGGCAAGGGCATCACCTACGACTCGGGCGGCATCTCGCTCAAGCCCGCCGGGCACAACGAGACGATGAAGTGCGACATGAGCGGCGCGGCGGCGGTCTTCGCCGCCGTCGTCGCCACCGCGCGCCTCGGCCTCGAGGTCAACGTCACCGGCTGGCTGGCGCTCGCCGAGAACATGCCGTCCGGCTCCGCCACCCGCCCGGGTGACGTGCTGCGCATGTACAGCGGCAAGACCGTCGAGGTGCTCAACACCGACGCCGAGGGCCGGCTGGTCCTGGCGGACGCGCTGTGGGCGGCCTCCGAGGAGAAGCCGGACGCGATCGTCGACGTGGCGACGCTGACCGGCGCGATGATGCTGGCGCTGGGCAACCGGACCTTCGGGATCATGGCCAACGACGAGGCGTTCCGCTCCTCGCTGCACGAGGCCGCCGAGGAGGTCGGGGAGCCGGCGTGGCCGATGCCGCTGCCGGAGCACCTGCGCAAGGGCATGGACTCCGCCGTCGCCGACATCGCGAACATGGGTGAGCGGATGGGCGGCGGGCTGGTCGCCGGGCTCTTCCTGCGGGAGTTCGTGGGCGAGGGGATCACCTGGGCGCACCTGGACATCGCCGGGCCGGCGTTCAACGAGGGCGGGCCGTTCGGCTACACGCCGAAGGGCGGTACGGGGTCCGCGGTGCGGACGCTGGTTCGCCTTGCCGAACTGACCGCGGCGGGCGATCTCGGTTAG
- the lpdA gene encoding dihydrolipoyl dehydrogenase, translating into MANDASTVFDLVILGGGSGGYAAALRGAQLGLDVALIEKDKVGGTCLHRGCIPTKALLHAGEIADQARESEQFGVKATFEGIDVPAVHKYKDGVVSGLYKGLQGLIASRKVTYIEGEGRLSSPTSVDVNGQRVQGRHVLLATGSVPKSLPGLEIDGNRIISSDHALVLDRVPKSAIILGGGVIGVEFASAWKSFGSDVTIIEGLKHLAPLEDENSSKLLERAFRKRGIKFNLGTFFSKAEYTADGVKVTLADGKEFEAELLLVAVGRGPVSAGLGYEEQGVATDRGYVLVDEYMRTNVPTLSAVGDLVPTLQLAHVGFAEGMLVAERLAGQKVVPIDYDGVPRVTYCHPEVASVGITEAKAKEIYGADKVVALKYNLAGNGKSKILGTSGEIKLVQVKDGAVVGVHMVGDRMGEQVGEAQLIYNWEALPAEVAQLIHAHPTQNEALGEAHLALAGKPLHSHD; encoded by the coding sequence GTGGCGAACGACGCCAGCACCGTTTTCGACCTAGTGATCCTCGGCGGTGGCAGTGGCGGTTACGCCGCGGCCCTGCGCGGGGCGCAGCTGGGTCTGGACGTCGCCCTGATCGAGAAGGACAAGGTCGGCGGTACCTGCCTGCACCGGGGTTGCATCCCCACCAAGGCCCTGCTGCACGCGGGCGAGATCGCCGACCAGGCCCGCGAGAGCGAGCAGTTCGGCGTCAAGGCCACCTTCGAGGGCATCGACGTCCCCGCCGTCCACAAGTACAAGGACGGCGTCGTCTCCGGCCTGTACAAGGGTCTGCAGGGGCTCATCGCCTCCCGCAAGGTGACGTACATCGAGGGCGAGGGCCGACTGTCCTCCCCCACCTCCGTCGACGTGAACGGCCAGCGCGTGCAGGGCCGCCATGTCCTGCTGGCGACCGGCTCCGTGCCGAAGTCGCTGCCGGGCCTGGAGATCGACGGCAACCGGATCATCTCCTCCGACCACGCCCTCGTCCTGGACCGCGTGCCGAAGTCCGCGATCATCCTGGGCGGCGGCGTCATCGGCGTCGAGTTCGCCTCGGCGTGGAAGTCCTTCGGCTCGGACGTCACGATCATCGAGGGCCTCAAGCACCTGGCGCCGCTCGAGGACGAGAACTCCTCCAAGCTTCTTGAGCGCGCGTTCCGCAAGCGCGGCATCAAGTTCAACCTGGGCACCTTCTTCTCGAAGGCCGAGTACACCGCCGACGGCGTCAAGGTCACCCTGGCCGACGGCAAGGAGTTCGAGGCCGAGCTCCTGCTGGTCGCGGTGGGCCGCGGGCCCGTCTCCGCCGGTCTGGGCTACGAGGAGCAGGGCGTCGCGACGGACCGCGGCTACGTCCTGGTCGACGAGTACATGCGCACCAACGTCCCGACCCTCTCCGCCGTCGGCGACCTGGTCCCGACGCTCCAGCTCGCGCACGTCGGCTTCGCCGAGGGCATGCTGGTCGCGGAGCGGCTGGCCGGTCAGAAGGTCGTTCCGATCGACTACGACGGTGTCCCCCGGGTGACGTACTGCCACCCCGAGGTCGCCTCCGTGGGCATCACCGAGGCCAAGGCCAAGGAGATCTACGGCGCGGACAAGGTCGTCGCTCTGAAGTACAACCTGGCGGGCAACGGCAAGAGCAAGATCCTGGGCACCTCGGGCGAGATCAAGCTCGTCCAGGTGAAGGACGGTGCCGTGGTCGGCGTCCACATGGTCGGCGACCGCATGGGCGAGCAGGTCGGCGAAGCCCAGCTGATCTACAACTGGGAGGCGCTGCCGGCCGAGGTCGCGCAGCTCATCCACGCCCACCCGACGCAGAACGAGGCGCTCGGCGAGGCCCACCTGGCCCTGGCGGGCAAGCCGCTGCACTCGCACGACTGA
- the sucB gene encoding 2-oxoglutarate dehydrogenase, E2 component, dihydrolipoamide succinyltransferase, with amino-acid sequence MAVSVTLPALGESVTEGTVTRWLKAEGERVEADEPLLEVSTDKVDTEIPSPVSGILASIKVAEDETVEVGAELALIDDGTGAPAPAAAPAAEPVAAPAPVAEAPAAPAPAPEAPAAPAAAPAGGASGTDVVLPALGESVTEGTVTRWLKSVGDSVEADEPLLEVSTDKVDTEIPAPTSGVLLEITVAEDETAEVGAKLAVIGAPGAAPAAAPAPAAPAPAPVAAAPAPVAPAAPAPAPAAPAPAPVAAAPAPVAPAPAPVAPAPVAPAAPAPAAPAAGDDGAYVTPLVRKLAAESGVDLAAVKGTGVGGRIRKQDVIAAAEAAKAAAAAPAPVAAAPAAKKAAPALEVSPLRGQTVKMPRIRKVIGDNMVKALHEQAQLSSVVEVDVTRLMRLRAKAKDSFAAREGVKLSPMPFFVKAAAQALKAHPVINAKINEADGTITYFGTENINIAVDSEKGLMTPVIKGAGDLNIAGISKATAELAGKVRGNKITPDELSGGTFTISNTGSRGALFDTIIVPPGQVAILGIGATVKRPAVIETEEGTVIGVRDMTYLTLSYDHRLVDGADAARYLTAVKSILEAGEFEVELGL; translated from the coding sequence ATGGCGGTTTCCGTAACCCTTCCGGCGCTCGGCGAGAGCGTCACCGAGGGCACTGTCACCCGCTGGCTGAAGGCCGAGGGTGAGCGCGTCGAGGCCGACGAGCCGCTGCTCGAGGTGTCGACCGACAAGGTCGACACCGAGATCCCCTCGCCCGTGTCCGGCATCCTCGCGTCCATCAAGGTCGCCGAGGACGAGACGGTCGAGGTCGGCGCCGAGCTGGCCCTCATCGACGACGGCACGGGCGCCCCGGCCCCCGCTGCCGCCCCGGCCGCCGAGCCCGTCGCGGCCCCGGCTCCGGTGGCCGAGGCCCCCGCTGCCCCCGCCCCGGCCCCCGAGGCCCCGGCCGCGCCGGCCGCCGCCCCCGCCGGTGGCGCGTCCGGTACGGACGTGGTGCTGCCCGCGCTCGGTGAGTCCGTCACCGAGGGCACCGTCACCCGCTGGCTGAAGTCGGTCGGCGACAGCGTCGAGGCCGACGAGCCGCTGCTCGAGGTCTCCACGGACAAGGTCGACACCGAGATCCCGGCGCCCACCTCCGGTGTGCTGCTCGAGATCACGGTCGCCGAGGACGAGACCGCCGAGGTCGGCGCCAAGCTCGCCGTCATCGGCGCCCCGGGCGCCGCCCCGGCAGCTGCCCCGGCACCCGCTGCCCCGGCACCGGCGCCCGTAGCCGCTGCCCCGGCACCGGTCGCTCCGGCTGCCCCGGCACCGGCTCCGGCTGCTCCGGCTCCCGCGCCGGTCGCCGCCGCCCCGGCACCGGTCGCCCCGGCCCCCGCGCCGGTCGCTCCCGCTCCGGTCGCCCCGGCCGCCCCCGCCCCCGCGGCTCCCGCCGCCGGTGACGACGGCGCCTACGTGACCCCGCTGGTGCGCAAGCTCGCCGCCGAGAGCGGCGTCGACCTGGCCGCCGTCAAGGGCACCGGCGTCGGCGGCCGGATCCGCAAGCAGGACGTCATCGCCGCCGCCGAGGCCGCGAAGGCCGCCGCCGCTGCCCCGGCTCCGGTCGCCGCCGCCCCGGCCGCCAAGAAGGCGGCCCCGGCGCTGGAGGTGTCGCCGCTGCGTGGCCAGACCGTCAAGATGCCGCGCATCCGCAAGGTCATCGGCGACAACATGGTCAAGGCGCTGCACGAGCAGGCGCAGCTGTCGTCGGTCGTCGAGGTCGACGTCACGCGTCTGATGCGGCTGCGTGCCAAGGCGAAGGACTCCTTCGCGGCGCGCGAGGGCGTCAAGCTCTCCCCGATGCCGTTCTTCGTGAAGGCGGCGGCCCAGGCGCTGAAGGCCCACCCGGTCATCAACGCCAAGATCAACGAGGCCGACGGCACGATCACCTACTTCGGCACCGAGAACATCAACATCGCGGTGGACTCGGAGAAGGGCCTGATGACCCCGGTCATCAAGGGCGCCGGCGACCTCAACATCGCCGGTATCTCCAAGGCCACGGCCGAGCTGGCCGGCAAGGTCCGCGGCAACAAGATCACCCCGGACGAGCTGTCCGGCGGCACCTTCACCATCTCCAACACCGGTTCGCGCGGTGCGCTCTTCGACACGATCATCGTGCCGCCGGGCCAGGTCGCGATCCTCGGCATCGGTGCCACGGTCAAGCGTCCGGCCGTCATCGAGACGGAGGAGGGCACGGTCATCGGCGTCCGCGACATGACGTACCTGACCCTGTCCTACGACCACCGCCTGGTCGACGGCGCCGACGCGGCCCGTTACCTCACCGCGGTCAAGTCGATCCTGGAAGCGGGCGAGTTCGAGGTCGAACTCGGCCTGTAA
- a CDS encoding GntR family transcriptional regulator, producing the protein MTAPVVHSLREQIREHIVEGIVSGRWKPGERIVERRIATELEVSQTPVREALRELESLRLIESAPNKGVRVRNLTAADLEESYPVRAGLEAIAAELAAQRLAEDCSALEPHVAALYEADRDADGTGQVRHTVGFHRELVRAAGNSVLLHTWEGLGIEVFTALSIRWLGTVQQSYAEEHEELVAAFKRRDPRIAELVKAHVLGCAPRA; encoded by the coding sequence ATGACCGCGCCCGTCGTCCACTCGCTGCGCGAACAGATCCGCGAGCACATCGTGGAGGGGATCGTCAGCGGGCGCTGGAAGCCGGGTGAGCGGATCGTGGAGCGGCGGATCGCGACCGAGCTGGAGGTCAGCCAGACGCCGGTGCGGGAGGCGCTGCGCGAGCTGGAGTCGCTGCGGCTGATCGAGTCCGCGCCGAACAAGGGCGTGCGGGTGCGCAACCTCACGGCGGCGGACCTGGAGGAGAGCTACCCCGTACGGGCCGGCCTGGAGGCGATCGCGGCGGAGCTGGCCGCCCAGCGGCTCGCCGAGGACTGCTCGGCCCTCGAACCCCATGTCGCCGCCCTGTACGAGGCCGACCGTGACGCCGACGGAACCGGCCAGGTGCGGCACACCGTCGGCTTCCACCGGGAGCTGGTGCGGGCGGCCGGCAACTCGGTGCTGCTGCACACCTGGGAGGGCCTCGGCATCGAGGTGTTCACGGCGCTGTCCATCCGCTGGCTGGGAACCGTGCAGCAGTCGTACGCGGAGGAGCACGAGGAGCTGGTCGCCGCGTTCAAGCGGCGCGACCCCCGGATCGCCGAGCTGGTGAAGGCGCATGTGCTGGGGTGCGCGCCGAGGGCGTGA